The Plutella xylostella chromosome 12, ilPluXylo3.1, whole genome shotgun sequence genome includes a window with the following:
- the LOC119693924 gene encoding histidine-rich glycoprotein, protein MRVLIAAAAAALCLAACAAREEEGGGDLQPAASHHHSHGGGHEHHAHHHHEHGDKGHKGHKGHHHHHKGEHGHHGKHHHEGHHHEHGGGHKKHWDEHDHHGEHHEHGHHHKGEKHGHKKHHDKGEHVDGYHKKYHKDHFDKDHHFHDKHHKEGKHHKHDHHHKHHEDHGGHHKKGGHHHSGHHEDHYGKKGHHDKGHYDEDHKGHKGHHGHEEHHHHHHDHGKKGHHDDHKHWGFHHGKH, encoded by the coding sequence ATGCGAGTGCTGatagcggcggcggcggcggcgctgtgCCTGGCGGCGTGCGCGGCGCGGGAGGAGGAGGGGGGCGGGGACCTGCAGCCCGCGGCGAGTCATCACCACAGCCACGGCGGCGGCCACGAGCACCACGCGCACCACCACCACGAGCACGGCGACAAGGGGCACAAGGGACACAAGGGGCACCACCATCACCACAAGGGCGAGCACGGACACCACGGCAAGCACCACCACGAGGGACACCACCACGAGCACGGCGGCGGACACAAGAAGCACTGGGACGAGCACGACCACCACGGCGAGCATCATGAACACGGACACCATCATAAAGGAGAGAAGCACGGACACAAGAAACACCACGACAAGGGCGAGCACGTAGACGGCTACCACAAGAAGTACCACAAGGACCACTTCGACAAGGACCACCACTTCCACGACAAACACCACAAGGAGGGCAAGCACCACAAGCACGACCACCACCACAAGCACCACGAGGATCACGGCGGACACCACAAGAAGGGAGGCCATCATCATTCCGGCCACCACGAGGACCACTACGGCAAGAAGGGCCACCACGATAAAGGCCACTACGACGAGGACCACAAGGGACACAAGGGCCACCACGGCCACGAGGagcaccaccaccaccaccacgaCCACGGCAAGAAGGGCCACCACGACGACCACAAGCACTGGGGCTTCCACCACGGGAAACACTGA
- the LOC105394639 gene encoding histidine-rich glycoprotein-like: MRTLVALAVVGCVAMCAGREVAGAGEGDLVPAASHHKGHHHEEGGGKEHHEHHHHEHGEKGHKGHKGHHHHHKGEHGHHGKHHHEGHHSEHGGGHKKHWDEHDHHGKHHEHGHHHKGEKHGHKKHHDKGEETEGYHKKFHKDEYHKDHHFYDDHHKEGKHHKHGDFHGHHEKKGGHHKKGGHHHSGHHEDHYGKKGHHDKGHYDEDHKGHKGHHGHEEHHHHHHDHGKKGHHDDHKHWGFHHGKH, encoded by the exons ATGAGGACGCTAGTGGCTTTAGCCGTAGTGGGATGTGTGGCGATGTGCGCGGGGCGTGAggtggcgggggcgggggaGGGGGACCTGGTGCCGGCTGCCAGCCACCACAAGGGGCACCACCACGAGGAGGGCGGCGGCAAGGAGCACCACGAGCATCACCACCACGAACACGGGGAGAAGGGCCATAAGGGACACAAG GGTCATCATCACCACCACAAGGGCGAACACGGTCACCACGGCAAGCACCACCATGAGGGCCATCACTCCGAGCATGGAGGTGGACACAAGAAGCACTGGGACGAACACGACCACCACGGGAAACACCACGAGCACGGACATCACCACAAGGGAGAGAAGCACGGCCACAAGAAACACCACGACAAGGGAGAAGAGACCGAGGGCTACCACAAGAAGTTCCACAAGGACGAGTACCACAAGGACCACCACTTCTACGACGACCACCACAAAGAAGGCAAACACCACAAGCACGGTGACTTCCACGGACACCACGAGAAGAAGGGCGGCCATCACAAGAAGGGAGGCCACCATCATTCCGGCCACCACGAAGACCACTACGGCAAGAAGGGCCACCACGACAAGGGCCACTACGATGAGGACCACAAGGGCCACAAGGGCCACCACGGCCACGAGGagcaccaccaccaccaccacgaCCACGGCAAGAAGGGCCACCACGACGACCACAAGCACTGGGGCTTCCACCACGGAAAACACTGA
- the LOC105394640 gene encoding histidine-rich glycoprotein, whose product MRLLLLLGLFASALAAIVARNVDLKAETPAVEKLTAELTGPSAVGETAPSGDGGDLAPAATVHKKHEDHKKEEGGGHEHHAHHHKEEGAKGDKGYKSHHHHDKGEHSHHGKHHHEGHHDEHAAHKKKHHDEHDHHGEHHEAAHGHKGGKFGHKKGHKKGSKTTGFHHKSHKDEYHKEHKFYDDFHKGGHHNKHGDFHGHHDKKEGHHKKGGKHEKGHHEKHHGKKGHHDKGHYDEDHKGHKGHHGHEEHHAHHHDHAKKGGHAGGKEHGYSHGKKH is encoded by the coding sequence ATGCGGCTCCTACTACTACTAGGGCTGTTTGCCTCCGCACTAGCTGCGATTGTAGCCCGAAATGTAGACCTGAAAGCCGAGACACCCGCCGTCGAAAAACTGACAGCAGAGCTAACGGGCCCAAGTGCTGTTGGGGAAACCGCGCCCAGCGGTGACGGCGGTGACCTGGCGCCCGCCGCCACCGTGCACAAGAAGCACGAGGATCACAAGAAGGAGGAAGGCGGCGGCCACGAGCACCACGCGCACCACCACAAGGAGGAGGGCGCCAAGGGGGACAAGGGGTACAAGTCGCACCACCACCACGACAAAGGCGAGCACTCGCACCACGGCAAGCACCACCACGAGGGGCACCACGACGAGCACGCCGCGCACAAGAAGAAGCACCACGACGAGCACGACCACCACGGCGAGCACCACGAGGCGGCGCACGGGCACAAGGGCGGCAAGTTCGGACACAAGAAGGGCCACAAGAAGGGCTCCAAGACCACCGGCTTCCACCACAAGTCGCACAAGGACGAGTACCACAAGGAGCACAAGTTCTACGACGACTTCCACAAGGGCGGCCACCACAACAAGCACGGCGACTTCCACGGGCACCACGACAAGAAGGAGGGGCACCACAAGAAGGGCGGCAAGCACGAGAAGGGCCACCACGAGAAGCACCACGGCAAGAAGGGCCACCACGACAAGGGCCACTACGACGAGGACCACAAAGGCCACAAGGGCCACCATGGCCACGAGGAGCACCACGCGCACCATCACGACCACGCCAAGAAGGGCGGCCACGCCGGCGGCAAGGAGCACGGCTACAGTCACGGCAAAAAGCACTGA
- the LOC105384994 gene encoding eukaryotic translation initiation factor 3 subunit K, with protein MAETMKQTVASILKTIERYNPANLQTLERYVDMQSRDNTYDLEANLAVLKLYQFNPEKFNADITCQILLKAITNYPHTDFTLCKCLLLESVVENETISQIKYLADILEQCDFAQFWNRVHQMPELCNRIVGFHDSIRKFVCHVVGITFQTIDKDNLANLLGGIDDVTLKHWVKKYGWRDDGDLIFIANQDENIKTKNITEKIEFEHLAPLMALL; from the exons ATGGCCGAGACTATGAAACAAACGGTTGCCAGCATACTAAAGACTATAGAAAG ATACAACCCGGCCAATCTTCAAACTCTAGAGCGGTATGTGGACATGCAATCAAGGGATAACACCTACGACCTGGAGGCTAACCTAGCTGTGCTGAAGCTATACCAGTTCAACCCTGAAAAGTTTAACGCTGATATCACCTGCCAGATCCTTCTGAAGGCGATCACCAACTATCCGCACACGGACTTCACCCTGTGTAAATGCCTGCTATTGGAATCTGTg GTTGAGAATGAAACCATCTCGCAGATCAAGTACCTAGCAGACATTCTGGAGCAGTGTGACTTCGCCCAGTTCTGGAACCGTGTGCACCAGATGCCGGAGCTGTGCAACCGCATTGTCGGCTTCCATGACTCCATCAGGAAGTTTGTCTGCCACGTGGTTGGCATCACCTTCCAGACCATTGATAAGGATAACCTTGCTAACTTGCTTGGTGGGATTGATG ATGTGACTCTTAAACATTGGGTAAAGAAATATGGATGGAGGGACGACGGTGACCTCATCTTCATTGCCAACCAAGATGAAAACATCAAGACTAAGAACATCACTGAGAAGATTGAGTTTGAGCACCTGGCGCCGCTCATGGCCTTATTGTAA